A stretch of the Papaver somniferum cultivar HN1 chromosome 6, ASM357369v1, whole genome shotgun sequence genome encodes the following:
- the LOC113289048 gene encoding thiol-disulfide oxidoreductase LTO1-like, translating to MASFLSISVPTHSSSAHFLSSPRIPMSHFKRMVILPVKCLSGGPTQNNTDSEVESTPPSSSFLTQKKESISSSTYNLCAAIGSLGFLETGYLTYLKVTGSDAFCPIGGGNCGDILNSDYAAVFGVPLPLVGMFAYGLVATLGVQLGRQNSIFGLGETDGRMILTATVTSMATASAYFLYILSTQFSGSACSYCLLSAALSSTLFIAIIRDLGWQEIQKSVGLQICVAGLVVAALNTSYKTIAPMSNSMADINLPYYQTEITTKSTPYGISLAKHLRSIGAKMYGAFWCSHCLEQKEMFGQEGAKILNYVECFPNGFMKGTNMALECAVARLEGFPSWEINGKILSGEKTFSELAELSGFASEDFSPS from the exons ATGGCAAGCTTCCTAAGTATCTCAGTTCCGACACACTCCTCATCTGCTCACTTCCTCTCTTCTCCGCGTATTCCCATGTCACACTTCAAG AGGATGGTGATTTTACCTGTAAAATGTTTATCAGGAGGACCAACTCAGAATAATACAGACTCAGAAGTTGAATCaacaccaccatcttcttcttttcttactCAGAAGAAGGAGAGTATTAGTAGTTCTACATACAATTTGTGTGCTGCTATTGGATCTTTAGGGTTTTTGGAAACTGGGTACTTGACTTATCTTAAAGTGACGGGTTCTGATGCTTTTTGCCCTATTGGAGGTGGAAATTGTGGAGATATACTTAATAGTGATTATGCTGCAGTTTTCG GTGTTCCTCTTCCGCTAGTTGGTATGTTCGCGTACGGATTAGTTGCAACCCTTGGTGTACAATTGGGTCGTCAGAATTCAATCTTTGGACTAGGCGAAACTGATGGTCGCATGATTTTGACGGCGACTGTTACTTCAATGGCAACAGCTAGTGCTTATTTTCTGTACATTTTGAGCACACAGTTTTCTGGATCAGCCTGCTCATACTGTTTGTTATCAGCTGCCTTGTCTTCCAccttatttatcgcaattataaGG GATTTGGGATGGCAAGAGATACAGAAGTCGGTGGGTCTGCAAATATGTGTTGCTGGCTTAGTAGTTGCTGCTTTAAATACTTCATACAAGACTATTGCACCTATGTCAAACAG CATGGCTGACATTAATCTGCCATATTATCAAACTGAGATAACGACAAAATCAACTCCGTATGGCATTTCTCTTGCAAAGCATCTGCGTTCTATAGGAGCTAAAATGTATGGAGCTTTCTGGTGTTCACATTGTTTAGAACAGAAGGAG ATGTTTGGACAAGAAGGTGCAAAAATACTGAACTATGTAGAATGCTTTCCAAATGGCTTCATGAAAGGGACCAATATGGCCTTGGAATGTGCAGTTGCTCGCCTAGAAGGTTTCCCGTCTTGGGAGATCAACGGAAAG ATTTTAAGTGGAGAAAAAACTTTTTCAGAGCTTGCAGAATTATCAGGTTTCGCAAGCGAGGATTTTAGTCCATCCTAA
- the LOC113289046 gene encoding pentatricopeptide repeat-containing protein At5g40410, mitochondrial-like: protein MMIAKATPPLQSCLLHVLSCISKNSYFFYRQPTFVYNILTRRNLCTTNQQCPPSYCNLTHSPIFPPFHFTVTSCSTVSDVHKVHTQMIKHGNYSDGFIGNRLVTMYATFGSVDSALKLFEEIPDKDLISWNSMIGVFAQRGNVNKCFSLFSKMRSEMGVEPNEVTLISLLPVCINMRALTEGKSIHCHVLKFGFLSEIKVVNSLVNMYGKCQCVNAACELFNTISSKNLVSWNSMIAAYSQNGFLEDGINLFNSMRRVGFRPDRATIVTLLQVCAELAAEKQGKAMHGYILSSGFSSDMPIATALIRVYAKSGRLDASYEAFSEISFPDKIAWTAILAGYAIHGYARKAIKVFDLMVKNGAKPDHVTFAHILSACSHSGLIEEGKHYFQSMSKVYGVEPDVDHYSCMVDLLGRLGRLDEARELIEAMPTDPNPGVWGALLGACRVHHNIKLGKEIAEKLFMLDPTDPRNYIMLSNMYSASGLWREASQVRALMKERGLRKHPGCSFIEHGGKVYRFVVGDRSHPESDDIHSMLDELITKIQKAGYVPNTDLVLHDVDEEMKADMISKHSEKIAIAFGLLVTNHGRPITITKNLRICGDCHNAAKFISVVEKRKIIIRDSKRFHHFLDGVCSCGDYW from the coding sequence ATGATGATAGCAAAAGCTACTCCTCCGCTGCAGTCTTGCCTCCTTCATGTCTTGTCTTGTATTTCCAAGAATTCCTACTTCTTTTACCGTCAACCTACATTTGTATACAATATTCTTACCAGAAGAAATCTCTGCACTACAAATCAACAGTGTCCACCTTCCTACTGCAATTTGACCCATTCACCGATTTTCCCACCATTCCATTTCACTGTAACTTCCTGCTCAACCGTTTCAGATGTTCATAAAGTTCACACCCAGATGATCAAACATGGAAATTACAGTGATGGGTTCATAGGCAATCGACTGGTGACTATGTATGCGACATTTGGTAGTGTTGATAGTGCACTCAAGTTGTTTGAAGAAATACCTGACAAGGATTTAATATCTTGGAATTCCATGATTGGGGTGTTTGCCCAGAGAGGGAATGTGAACAAATGTTTCAGTCTTTTCTCTAAGATGAGGTCTGAGATGGGTGTGGAACCAAACGAGGTTACACTTATCTCTCTTCTCCCTGTTTGTATCAATATGCGAGCATTAACAGAAGGTAAGAGCATCCATTGTCATGTTCTGAAATTTGGTTTCTTATCTGAGATAAAAGTTGTTAATTCTTTAGTAAACATGTACGGGAAATGCCAATGTGTAAATGCAGCTTGTGAACTTTTTAACACCATTTCCTCTAAGAATTTAGTCTCCTGGAATTCGATGATTGCTGCTTATAGTCAAAATGGGTTTCTCGAGGATGGAattaatcttttcaattccatgagaaGAGTAGGTTTCAGGCCTGATCGAGCTACTATTGTAACCTTACTCCAGGTCTGTGCAGAGCTGGCAGCAGAGAAACAAGGGAAGGCCATGCATGGCTATATTTTGTCTTCTGGTTTCAGTTCAGATATGCCCATTGCAACCGCACTTATTCGTGTCTATGCCAAATCCGGCAGGTTAGATGCTTCATATGAAGCTTTTAGCGAGATAAGTTTTCCAGATAAGATAGCTTGGACTGCAATTCTTGCAGGATATGCAATCCATGGGTATGCAAGGAAAGCAATCAAGGTATTTGATCTCATGGTCAAGAATGGCGCTAAGCCAGATCATGTCACGTTCGCGCATATCTTATCTGCATGCAGCCATTCAGGACTCATTGAAGAGGGTAAACACTACTTCCAGAGTATGTCAAAAGTTTATGGAGTTGAACCAGATGTAGATCATTATTCATGCATGGTCGACCTCTTAGGTCGCTTGGGACGTTTGGATGAAGCTCGCGAGCTTATTGAAGCAATGCCTACGGACCCAAATCCAGGTGTTTGGGGTGCATTGCTTGGGGCTTGTAGAGTCCATCATAACATTAAACTAGGGAAAGAAATTGCTGAAAAATTGTTCATGCTCGATCCAACGGATCCAAGGAACTATATCATGTTAAGCAATATGTACTCTGCATCAGGACTATGGAGAGAAGCCTCACAAGTTAGGGCATTGATGAAGGAGAGAGGTCTCAGAAAACAtccaggttgcagtttcatagaACACGGAGGAAAAGTGTATCGATTTGTAGTGGGAGATAGATCGCACCCAGAATCGGATGACATTCATTCGATGCTAGATGAACTTATAACAAAGATTCAAAAAGCTGGGTACGTTCCTAACACGGATTTAGTTCTTCATGATGTCGACGAGGAAATGAAAGCAGATATGATCAGTAAACACAGTGAGAAAATTGCTATTGCATTTGGACTTCTAGTTACTAACCATGGAAGACCTATAACAATAACTAAGAACCTCCGGATTTGTGGCGACTGTCACAACGCTGCAAAGTTCATATCGGTGGTTGAGAAACGTAAAATCATAATCCGTGACTCGAAacgttttcatcattttctcgatGGGGTATGTTCTTGTGGAGACTATTGGTGA
- the LOC113291383 gene encoding ATP-dependent DNA helicase PIF7-like, giving the protein MNGSAGTGKTFLYNTIARSCRRDGNIVLTVASSGIASLLLDGGRTAHSTFKIPFNVQEDSNIGISKDSKYAQLLKEVRLVIRDEVSMQHRFCMEAVDRLLRDIRSDDRHFGGVTVVLGGDFRQTLPVVSNACREQTVGASIRSSFLWDYINVLTLNQNMRLEQQPEILEFANFLLEIGTNSKEVVNLPSTMNKFQNMHEMISSVYPLLGKDGPMSTEHLTERIILSPRNEDVHKINLEALGNLQGEAYTYLATDKMIRDDYRRDSRFTTEFLNNLNPPRSPLFKLDIKVGCPVMLLRNLAPKEGLCNGTRLVVTRCGRYVIEAKIITGEKDGEIVFIPRITFQPSPSELDIQMERHQFPVRVVYAMTINKSQGQSVKYVGIDLCTPLFIHGQLYVALSRCTAARRITLLMPNESNECFNLETKNVVYPEILL; this is encoded by the exons ATGAATGGAAGTGCGGGTACTGGGAAAACTTTTTTGTACAACACAATAGCAAGAAGTTGTCGTAGAGATGGAAACATAGTTTTAACTGTTGCTTCATCGGGTATTGCTTCATTACTTCTTGATGGAGGTCGCACAGCCCATTCGACTTTTAAGATACCATTTAATGTCCAAGAAGATAGTAATATTGGGATTAGTAAGGACTCCAAGTACGCCCAACTACTTAAAGAAGTCAGATTGGTCATACGGGATGAAGTTTCAATGCAACATAGATTTTGTATGGAGGCGGTTGACCGTCTACTACGAGATATTCGTAGTGATGACAGACATTTTGGAGGTGTAACAGTTGTTTTGGGTGGAGATTTTCGACAGACTTTACCGGTGGTCTCGAACGCATGTCGTGAACAAACTGTTGGAGCATCTATAAGAAGTTCATTTCTTTGGGATTATATTAATGTCTTGACACTAAACCAAAATATGCGATTGGAACAACAACCAGAAATTTTGGAATTTGCTAACTTCTTACTAGAG ATCGGGACGAactctaaagaagttgttaacctACCATCGACAATGAACAAATTTCAAAACATGCATGAGATGATATCTTCAGTGTACCCGCTCCTGGGAAAGGATGGACCAATGTCAACAGAACACTTAACCGAGAGAATTATTTTATCTCCACGTAATGAAGATGTCCATAAGATTAATCTGGAGGCATTAGGAAATTTGCAGGGTGAGGCTTACACATATCTTGCTACTGACAAGATGATTCGGGATGACTACCGAAGGGATTCAAGGTTCACAACCGAATTTCTCAACAATTTGAATCCACCAAGATCACCTTTATTTAAGCTAGACATTAAAGTTGGATGTCCGGTTATGCTGTTGAGAAATCTTGCACCAAAAGAAGGTCTGTGTAATGGTACTAGACTGGTGGTCACGAGGTGTGGACGATATGTGATTGAAGCTAAAATCATAACAGGGGAAAAGGATGGTGAGATAGTATTCATCCCAAGAATAACTTTTCAACCTTCACCTTCCGAGCTAGACATACAAATGGAAAGACACCAATTTCCCGTACGTGTTGTATATGCAATGACGATTAACAAATCACAGGGACAATCGGTGAAGTATGTGGGCATCGATTTATGCACTCCATTATTTATCCATGGTCAACTTTATGTGGCATTGTCTAGGTGTACTGCTGCTAGGAGAATAACTTTATTGATGCCAAATGAGTCAAATGAGTGTTTTAATCTGGAAACCAAAAATGTAGTGTATCCCGAAATTTTATTGTAA